Proteins encoded in a region of the Limnothrix sp. FACHB-406 genome:
- a CDS encoding EAL domain-containing protein: MAYSSVLVVDDEPDNFDVIESLLSDRPYQLHYVSNGIDALESLDLFQPDVILLDVMMPGLDGIEVCARIKAMPDWHTVPIVIVTALTEKKDLARCMAAGADDFITKPINGIELRARVQSMLRIKQTYIDLEQQVQTRTAALQAKAERDRVLSIIATQICASFDFNEIVETTVQEVQQLFQCRAVAIWQLQSSIADHNSQVATVVAAAQDPTMAPLLKDRDQIHLSRVRLQAYQLEKGNDATVHFQDLMTDCPEKFPRTAHCQQLAVPILQNEKLWGFLSVINCQSSEHWPTEEQEFLKQLSTQLAIALQQAQAYHQLQTELNERRQTEVRLRESEQRYINLANAVPVGIFRTDANHQCLYVNQRWSQITGYSTRAAMGMGWLDYIHPDDQVKFQDEWQRFVNEQRPFQLEYRLRSDCHEDPWVFGQVVAEYDAQDQVVGYVGTVTDISALKRAEAQILHNALHDLLTNLPNRSLLTERLELAINRSKRVSSYRYAVLFLDLDQFKVINDSLGHLIGDRLLVQMAQNLKSYLRFSDFLARVGGDEFVILLEDLESLDAAVRMAEGILSSFEKPIAIDDYEIVITASIGIVLGSADYDHPSDLLRDADIAMYRAKSSGRSTYKIFGAEMHHQAINRLTLETDLRKALTQEEFRVYYQPVINLAKGRLVGFEALARWHHATRGWISPAEFIPVAEETGVIQQLSRWILRQACQQLLHWQRSFPEFAPLKMSVNLSAQELRKPTMVSEILQTLDEVGLEPHYLTLEITESMLIEDINQTIELLTELKRHHIQISIDDFGTGYSSLSYLHRLPADYLKIDRSFVGQMEKGNRNFQVVSTIVALSNQLGLDVVAEGVETQQQLRWLEQLGCELGQGYWFAKPLPPQEIENQFFTKGLNPGLIEEERRSVINQSLVSHDQPRSGPCPSSSI, from the coding sequence ATGGCTTACAGTTCAGTTCTGGTAGTTGACGATGAGCCGGATAATTTCGATGTCATTGAATCGTTACTGAGCGATCGCCCTTACCAGTTACACTACGTTTCCAACGGCATTGATGCCCTTGAGTCCCTAGACCTCTTCCAACCGGATGTGATCCTGTTGGATGTGATGATGCCCGGGCTGGATGGGATTGAGGTTTGCGCTCGCATCAAAGCCATGCCCGATTGGCACACGGTTCCGATCGTCATTGTTACGGCGCTAACGGAAAAAAAAGACCTGGCCCGCTGTATGGCGGCTGGGGCCGATGACTTCATTACTAAGCCCATTAATGGCATTGAACTGCGAGCGCGCGTGCAGTCAATGTTGCGAATTAAACAAACCTATATTGATCTTGAACAGCAAGTCCAAACCCGCACCGCAGCGCTCCAAGCAAAGGCCGAGCGCGATCGGGTTTTATCAATTATTGCTACTCAGATTTGCGCGTCCTTTGATTTCAACGAAATTGTTGAAACCACGGTTCAAGAAGTGCAACAGCTCTTCCAGTGCCGTGCGGTTGCAATTTGGCAATTACAATCCTCTATTGCGGATCACAATAGCCAAGTAGCCACGGTGGTGGCCGCGGCCCAGGATCCGACCATGGCTCCGCTCTTGAAAGATCGTGACCAAATTCATCTGAGCCGCGTCAGACTGCAAGCCTATCAGCTTGAAAAAGGCAATGATGCCACGGTGCATTTTCAGGATTTGATGACCGATTGTCCTGAAAAATTTCCACGAACAGCTCACTGTCAACAGCTTGCCGTGCCCATCTTGCAAAATGAAAAGCTCTGGGGATTTTTAAGCGTCATTAACTGTCAAAGTTCAGAGCATTGGCCCACGGAAGAACAGGAATTCTTAAAACAGCTTTCAACACAATTGGCGATCGCCCTTCAACAGGCCCAGGCCTATCACCAATTGCAAACGGAGCTAAACGAACGACGACAAACGGAAGTGCGGCTGCGGGAGAGCGAACAGCGCTACATCAACCTGGCCAATGCAGTGCCCGTTGGAATTTTCCGCACGGATGCCAACCATCAATGTCTTTACGTGAATCAACGATGGTCGCAGATTACGGGTTACTCCACCCGCGCGGCCATGGGGATGGGTTGGCTAGATTATATTCACCCGGATGATCAGGTGAAATTCCAAGACGAATGGCAGCGATTTGTGAATGAACAGCGGCCTTTTCAGTTGGAATATCGCTTGCGCAGTGATTGTCACGAAGATCCTTGGGTTTTTGGGCAAGTGGTGGCGGAATACGATGCCCAAGATCAGGTGGTGGGCTATGTGGGCACGGTGACGGATATTAGCGCCCTGAAGCGAGCCGAAGCCCAAATTCTGCACAATGCCCTACATGATTTGTTGACGAATTTGCCGAATCGATCGCTCTTAACGGAACGCTTGGAGTTAGCTATTAACCGTTCAAAGCGGGTCAGCAGTTATCGCTATGCGGTGCTGTTTTTAGATCTAGATCAATTCAAGGTGATTAACGATAGTTTGGGGCACTTAATTGGCGATCGCCTGCTAGTGCAAATGGCCCAAAACCTCAAAAGCTATTTGCGCTTTAGCGACTTTCTCGCCCGAGTGGGGGGAGATGAGTTTGTCATTCTCTTAGAAGATTTGGAAAGCTTGGATGCGGCGGTGCGCATGGCGGAGGGCATTCTCAGCAGCTTTGAAAAGCCGATCGCCATTGATGATTATGAAATTGTGATTACTGCCAGCATTGGCATTGTGCTGGGCAGCGCCGACTACGATCACCCATCGGATCTGTTGCGGGATGCGGATATTGCGATGTACCGCGCCAAGTCGTCGGGGCGCAGCACCTACAAAATTTTTGGAGCAGAAATGCATCACCAGGCGATCAATCGTCTGACCTTGGAAACCGATTTGCGCAAGGCCCTAACCCAAGAAGAATTTCGGGTTTACTATCAACCGGTGATTAATTTAGCCAAAGGCCGATTGGTGGGCTTTGAGGCTTTGGCCCGTTGGCACCATGCAACGCGGGGCTGGATTTCTCCGGCAGAATTCATTCCCGTGGCGGAAGAAACGGGCGTGATTCAACAGCTCAGTCGGTGGATTTTGCGCCAGGCTTGCCAACAGTTGTTGCACTGGCAGCGATCTTTCCCGGAGTTTGCACCCCTGAAGATGAGTGTGAATCTTTCGGCGCAGGAGTTGCGAAAACCAACGATGGTTTCAGAAATCTTGCAAACGTTGGATGAGGTGGGTTTGGAGCCTCATTATCTGACGCTGGAAATTACGGAGAGTATGTTAATTGAAGATATTAATCAGACGATCGAGCTGTTGACGGAGTTAAAACGTCACCACATTCAAATCAGCATTGATGATTTCGGGACGGGGTACTCATCCTTAAGCTACTTGCACCGCTTGCCCGCTGACTATTTAAAAATCGACCGATCGTTTGTGGGGCAAATGGAAAAGGGAAACCGCAATTTCCAGGTGGTCAGCACGATCGTGGCCCTCAGTAATCAGTTGGGTTTGGATGTGGTGGCGGAGGGGGTGGAAACCCAACAGCAATTGCGGTGGCTGGAACAATTGGGCTGTGAACTTGGCCAGGGCTATTGGTTTGCCAAGCCGCTGCCACCGCAGGAAATTGAGAACCAGTTCTTCACCAAAGGTTTAAATCCCGGATTGATCGAAGAGGAGCGGCGAAGCGTGATCAATCAAAGCTTGGTGAGCCATGACCAGCCCCGATCGGGGCCCTGTCCCAGTTCGTCGATTTAA
- a CDS encoding response regulator gives MTLKSLGTAQNSRRQMMTIPSILVVDDEPDNFDVIEAFLSDRDYQLHYAWNGLEALKSLHVFQPDVILLDVMMPELDGITTCQKIKAMPEWKSVPIIMVTALSDKEDLARCIQAGADDFISKPVNSTELRARVQSMLRIRQQYQSIQELSQLQERTIDILQGSLDELRGSLSMSLPHELNTPLNGIFGVLGILIEEHEDMDHEEIAELLQLAKTSTMRLERVSRRYLNYIQLVRDSSLKLVSNSSMAANVASTTSEIALETIDSAEWIANASASQTNSVKRSADLVLDLATAQLSMSIKHLQTIVEELLDNAIKFSQAGTPITIKTESMDSWLYLSITNQGRGMTELQIAQIGAFIQFERRSYEQQGLGLGLAIVQKLIDRYGGSLLIQSVVDQETTVTAKLPLAVQPQMAMV, from the coding sequence ATGACGCTGAAATCTCTTGGAACAGCACAGAATAGCAGGAGACAAATGATGACCATTCCTTCCATCTTAGTTGTTGATGATGAGCCGGATAACTTTGATGTTATTGAAGCTTTTTTGAGCGATCGGGATTATCAACTCCACTATGCCTGGAATGGTCTAGAGGCGCTGAAATCTCTACATGTTTTCCAACCTGATGTGATTTTGTTGGATGTGATGATGCCCGAGCTAGATGGGATCACCACCTGCCAAAAAATTAAGGCGATGCCCGAATGGAAATCAGTGCCAATTATCATGGTCACTGCTCTCAGCGACAAAGAAGATCTGGCCCGTTGCATCCAAGCAGGAGCCGATGACTTTATCAGCAAGCCGGTTAACAGCACAGAACTGAGGGCACGAGTGCAATCGATGCTGCGCATTCGGCAGCAGTATCAAAGCATCCAAGAACTATCCCAATTACAAGAAAGAACGATCGATATTCTTCAGGGTAGTCTTGATGAGTTGCGAGGCAGTTTATCGATGAGTTTGCCTCACGAATTAAATACTCCTTTAAATGGAATTTTTGGTGTTCTGGGCATCCTCATTGAGGAACATGAGGACATGGATCATGAGGAAATCGCAGAGCTATTGCAACTGGCTAAAACCTCAACCATGCGCCTAGAGCGGGTTAGTCGCCGCTACCTTAACTATATTCAACTCGTCCGTGACAGTAGTCTGAAATTGGTCAGTAATTCAAGCATGGCGGCCAATGTCGCATCGACAACTTCCGAGATTGCGCTGGAAACCATTGACAGTGCGGAATGGATTGCCAACGCTTCAGCATCTCAGACTAACTCGGTCAAGCGATCGGCTGATTTGGTTTTGGATTTGGCTACTGCGCAACTGTCTATGTCGATCAAGCATTTACAAACCATTGTTGAAGAATTGCTGGACAACGCTATCAAGTTTTCCCAGGCAGGTACGCCGATTACGATTAAAACGGAGTCGATGGATTCTTGGTTGTACTTGTCCATTACGAATCAAGGGCGCGGCATGACCGAGCTGCAAATTGCCCAAATTGGAGCATTTATTCAATTTGAGCGCCGCAGTTATGAACAACAGGGACTTGGGCTGGGGTTGGCGATCGTTCAAAAATTGATCGATCGTTATGGTGGCTCGCTCCTGATCCAAAGTGTTGTGGATCAAGAAACCACGGTGACGGCAAAATTACCCCTCGCAGTTCAACCGCAAATGGCCATGGTTTAG
- a CDS encoding GAF domain-containing protein, with amino-acid sequence MTASDQIQAIAEPNLSLGDRESSGLGGDRLEASHSPLNSELNSELTSEAAVADLPVAEVHCVVVVDRGQLCGILSDRTVVRLLAKGVNLHQVKVGEVMSPIPCVLRQSEFKNALVAINLMDQFGLEYLPLVDDQGQLIGLLNDEGLRRITNPVDWLRSRSVADALVTEVACETTRASVAQITRLMAEQDTDCVVLVQLQEPDILAADYPPIPKPVGMITESDLVQFQTLGLSAERVIAEDVMQAIEKPVRLQDSLLLTQQFMTRQDIQQVVVVRDDGSLLGLVTQRSILKLLNSSELYQWGISLEHKISQLEAEKLALLEQRTSELEQQIIDRTASLQRQAERDRLIANVASQIRSSLNLSEILNSTVQELRNLVQSDRAEIWQFQADQTMVIAAVALLDPSLAVPTNSVKDCCFMEGLSPLTKQGHVRVVNDIYAAQMTPCHRQLLERLQVRAKILIPLFQQENFWGLLAVVESNHPRYWRSEDIQLVQHLAMHLEIAIQQATAYEQLQTELHERRQTEEKLRASERRYVSLAKAIPVGIIRTNLKGKSLYINQRFCDILGLAARVIHQIGWERSIHPDDRAWVIEEMRHYRKQKQPFSLEYRIQRYQAGVCWVLAQSVPEYSDHEEVVGYITTITDITNQKKSEAALQQLNQDLEAKVLERTTALKSSEEQFRRLFEKEKVLSSVIRRIRQSLELESVLFNTAEEARQILFADRVVIYKVYEQSSGKIVAESRIDHCPSLLGMEFSAEVFPDSCHQKYMNGYVCTITDRDHEHLANCLSSFMQTLQIRAKLAVPIIEQKSNQLWGLLIAHQCSSQRYWCTGEVEFMQRLAEQCSIAIQQSELYAQLQESNLQLARATKLKDEFLANMSHELRTPLNAILGMAEVIQDGIYGEINNRQGQALKTIERSGTHLLELINDILDLAKIESGQILLNRAPTQINQLCQATITFVKQQALKKQIKLGVTIQPNLPDIFVDERRVRQVLINLLSNAIKFTADGGQVTLTVSQIFERPTNTLKHFTNSDSQSTEIQDAHAQNTKRSPSFISFKVTDTGIGISAVDLEKLFKPFIQIDSSLSRQYAGTGLGLSLVKRMVEMHQGLVSVTSEVGVGSCFEVCFPVMKLANAPVTVPVPQLETSPTTIAMDQPRPPVILLVEDNEANVNTISSYLKAKNYQILLAKDGVQAIEMAKLHHPDLILMDIQMPNLDGLTAMQQIRQTPELASTMIIALTALAMPGDRERCLSAGANDYFTKPIKLKQLAVKIQELLAAK; translated from the coding sequence GTGACAGCGAGCGATCAAATTCAAGCCATTGCTGAACCGAATTTGTCCTTGGGCGATCGCGAGTCTAGTGGCTTGGGGGGCGATCGGTTGGAGGCTAGTCATTCGCCGTTAAATTCTGAGTTGAATTCCGAGTTGACTTCTGAGGCGGCCGTGGCTGATTTGCCGGTTGCGGAGGTTCACTGTGTGGTGGTGGTCGATCGGGGTCAGCTCTGTGGAATTTTGAGCGATCGAACGGTAGTTCGGCTGCTGGCCAAAGGGGTGAATCTTCATCAGGTCAAAGTGGGCGAAGTGATGTCGCCTATTCCTTGCGTTTTAAGGCAATCAGAATTTAAAAATGCGCTGGTTGCTATTAATTTAATGGATCAGTTTGGTCTGGAATATCTGCCTTTAGTGGATGATCAAGGGCAGCTCATTGGGTTATTGAATGATGAAGGATTGCGGCGAATTACCAACCCTGTGGACTGGTTGCGATCGCGCTCTGTTGCGGATGCTTTGGTGACTGAAGTAGCCTGCGAGACCACTAGGGCCAGCGTCGCTCAGATCACTCGTTTGATGGCGGAACAGGATACGGATTGTGTGGTGCTGGTGCAGCTCCAGGAGCCGGATATCTTGGCGGCTGACTATCCACCGATTCCCAAACCAGTGGGGATGATTACTGAGTCGGATTTGGTTCAGTTTCAGACCCTTGGTTTGTCGGCGGAGCGCGTAATTGCTGAGGATGTCATGCAGGCGATCGAAAAGCCAGTTCGGCTTCAGGATTCGTTGTTGCTGACGCAACAATTCATGACCCGCCAGGATATTCAACAGGTGGTGGTGGTGCGTGATGATGGATCGCTGTTGGGTTTGGTGACTCAACGAAGCATTTTGAAACTGCTGAATTCCTCAGAGCTATACCAATGGGGTATTAGCCTAGAGCATAAGATTTCTCAATTGGAAGCAGAAAAATTGGCGCTTTTGGAGCAGCGAACTTCTGAGTTGGAACAACAAATTATTGATCGCACAGCTTCTTTGCAACGACAGGCGGAGCGCGATCGACTAATTGCCAATGTGGCTTCCCAGATTCGATCGTCTTTAAATTTATCGGAAATTCTAAATTCTACAGTTCAAGAACTGCGAAACTTGGTTCAGTCCGATCGAGCCGAAATTTGGCAATTCCAAGCCGATCAAACGATGGTGATTGCGGCGGTGGCTTTGCTAGATCCCAGTTTGGCTGTGCCCACCAACTCTGTGAAAGACTGCTGCTTCATGGAAGGACTCAGCCCCCTGACTAAGCAAGGCCATGTGCGCGTTGTGAATGATATCTATGCTGCACAAATGACCCCTTGTCATCGTCAATTGCTTGAGCGGTTGCAAGTGCGTGCCAAGATTTTGATCCCCCTGTTTCAGCAAGAAAATTTTTGGGGACTGCTGGCCGTTGTGGAAAGTAATCATCCACGCTATTGGCGATCGGAAGATATTCAACTGGTGCAGCATTTAGCCATGCATTTGGAGATTGCTATTCAGCAGGCAACGGCCTATGAACAACTGCAAACGGAACTCCATGAACGACGACAAACCGAAGAAAAATTACGAGCGAGTGAGCGTCGCTATGTCAGCTTAGCCAAAGCGATTCCCGTAGGAATTATTCGAACTAATCTAAAGGGTAAAAGCCTTTATATTAACCAACGATTCTGCGATATTTTGGGACTGGCGGCGAGGGTTATTCATCAAATTGGCTGGGAACGCTCAATCCATCCGGACGATCGCGCCTGGGTGATTGAAGAAATGCGTCATTACCGCAAACAAAAACAGCCCTTTTCGCTGGAATACCGAATTCAGCGTTATCAGGCTGGTGTTTGTTGGGTGTTGGCCCAATCCGTGCCCGAATATTCCGACCATGAAGAAGTGGTGGGCTACATCACCACGATCACGGATATTACCAATCAGAAAAAATCGGAAGCAGCACTGCAACAACTCAACCAAGATTTGGAAGCGAAAGTGCTGGAGCGAACAACAGCGCTCAAAAGCAGTGAGGAGCAGTTTCGGCGGCTATTTGAAAAGGAAAAAGTGCTCAGTTCCGTAATCCGACGAATTCGCCAATCCTTGGAATTGGAATCTGTTTTGTTCAATACGGCGGAAGAGGCTCGACAAATTCTATTTGCTGATCGAGTCGTGATTTACAAAGTCTATGAACAAAGTAGCGGCAAAATTGTGGCTGAATCTCGGATTGACCATTGCCCTAGCCTCTTGGGCATGGAATTTAGTGCAGAGGTTTTCCCGGATAGCTGCCATCAGAAATATATGAATGGTTATGTTTGCACCATTACCGACCGGGATCATGAGCATTTGGCTAACTGCCTGTCTAGTTTCATGCAAACCCTGCAAATTCGAGCTAAGCTTGCCGTGCCAATTATTGAGCAAAAATCTAATCAACTGTGGGGGCTGTTAATTGCCCATCAGTGTAGTTCCCAACGGTATTGGTGTACCGGGGAAGTGGAATTTATGCAACGGCTGGCTGAACAATGCTCGATCGCTATTCAGCAATCGGAACTCTATGCCCAACTGCAAGAAAGCAATTTACAACTAGCCAGGGCCACAAAGCTCAAGGATGAATTTTTAGCCAATATGAGCCATGAGTTGCGCACCCCTTTGAATGCAATTTTGGGCATGGCTGAAGTTATTCAAGATGGAATTTATGGAGAAATTAATAACCGCCAAGGGCAAGCTCTGAAAACAATCGAGCGCAGTGGCACGCATTTGCTGGAACTAATTAACGACATTCTAGATTTGGCCAAAATTGAATCAGGTCAAATTCTTCTGAATCGAGCACCTACGCAAATCAATCAACTCTGTCAAGCAACCATTACCTTTGTTAAGCAACAAGCGCTGAAAAAACAAATTAAGCTGGGGGTGACTATTCAGCCCAACCTCCCGGATATTTTTGTGGATGAGCGCCGAGTGCGTCAAGTGTTAATTAATTTGTTGAGCAATGCCATTAAGTTCACTGCCGATGGAGGGCAAGTGACCTTAACGGTTTCGCAGATTTTTGAACGACCCACTAACACCTTAAAGCACTTTACGAATTCTGATTCTCAGTCTACAGAAATTCAAGATGCGCACGCTCAAAACACCAAGCGCTCCCCATCGTTTATTTCCTTCAAGGTGACGGATACAGGAATTGGAATTTCTGCTGTTGATCTTGAAAAACTCTTTAAACCTTTTATCCAGATTGATAGCTCGCTCAGTCGTCAATATGCTGGAACGGGGCTGGGATTATCGCTAGTCAAGCGCATGGTGGAAATGCATCAAGGGCTGGTGTCTGTGACCAGTGAAGTTGGGGTTGGGAGTTGCTTTGAAGTTTGTTTTCCGGTGATGAAATTGGCAAACGCGCCAGTCACTGTTCCTGTGCCCCAACTGGAGACCTCCCCAACCACAATTGCGATGGATCAACCCCGCCCACCTGTGATCTTGCTGGTGGAGGATAATGAAGCCAATGTTAATACCATTTCCAGTTACTTAAAGGCTAAGAACTACCAAATTCTGCTAGCAAAGGATGGTGTGCAAGCGATCGAGATGGCAAAACTGCATCACCCCGATCTCATCCTCATGGATATTCAAATGCCCAATCTGGATGGCTTAACGGCAATGCAGCAAATTAGACAAACCCCAGAGCTGGCGAGTACAATGATAATTGCTCTCACAGCGTTGGCGATGCCAGGCGATCGAGAACGCTGTCTCAGTGCGGGTGCAAATGACTACTTCACAAAGCCAATCAAGCTCAAGCAATTAGCAGTCAAGATCCAAGAGCTATTAGCTGCTAAATAG
- a CDS encoding aldo/keto reductase translates to MQNSAIALPVMGCGTWAWGNRLLWGYDETMDSELQQVFNHCVAAGVTLFDTGDSYGTGRLNGRSEQLLGQFARDYQGPQGDRLCLATKLAAYPWRLTRGSMVRACAASAQRLGRVDLAQLHWSTANYAPWQEWALLDGLCDLYEQGLVRGVGLSNFGPQRLRQVHRRFQERGIPIATLQVQYSLLSTYPVTELGLKDTCDELGIKLIAYSPLGLGLLTGKYNPQTTLPKGIRGVLFRQLLPGLQPLLDCLGAIAQARAKTITQVALNWCIAKGAMPIPGAKSLIQAKENTGAIGWLLDAGEVAELDRVAAGLDRVMVQNIFQSR, encoded by the coding sequence ATGCAGAATTCGGCGATCGCCCTGCCCGTGATGGGTTGCGGCACTTGGGCTTGGGGCAACCGGCTGCTCTGGGGTTATGACGAAACCATGGACAGCGAGTTGCAGCAGGTGTTTAACCACTGCGTGGCGGCCGGCGTGACGCTGTTTGACACGGGCGATTCCTACGGCACGGGACGGCTGAACGGCCGCAGTGAGCAACTTTTGGGGCAGTTTGCCCGGGACTATCAGGGCCCTCAGGGCGATCGCCTCTGTTTGGCCACCAAACTCGCGGCCTATCCTTGGCGACTGACCCGGGGATCCATGGTCAGGGCCTGTGCAGCTTCAGCCCAGCGCCTGGGGCGAGTGGACTTGGCCCAACTACACTGGTCAACGGCCAACTATGCTCCCTGGCAAGAATGGGCCCTGCTGGATGGGCTGTGCGACCTTTATGAACAAGGACTGGTGCGCGGCGTGGGCCTCTCGAACTTTGGCCCCCAGCGGTTACGACAGGTTCACCGCCGATTCCAAGAACGCGGCATCCCGATCGCCACGTTGCAAGTGCAATATTCCTTGCTGTCCACCTACCCGGTCACGGAGTTGGGACTGAAGGACACCTGCGATGAACTGGGCATCAAACTGATTGCCTACAGCCCTCTAGGGTTGGGTTTGCTCACGGGTAAATACAACCCCCAAACGACCCTCCCCAAGGGAATTCGCGGGGTGCTGTTTCGGCAACTATTACCGGGACTGCAACCCTTGCTCGATTGCCTGGGAGCGATCGCCCAAGCAAGGGCCAAAACTATCACCCAAGTGGCGCTGAACTGGTGCATCGCTAAGGGCGCTATGCCAATTCCTGGGGCCAAATCCCTGATTCAGGCCAAGGAAAACACAGGGGCGATCGGCTGGTTGCTGGATGCGGGCGAAGTGGCCGAACTCGATCGGGTGGCGGCGGGCCTCGATCGGGTGATGGTGCAAAACATTTTCCAGTCGCGATAG
- a CDS encoding nucleotidyltransferase family protein: MPPLPFDVDRLITLCQAHHVCKIGLFGSMARGEATENSDIDLVVTFDRPTSLLACIALEQALTVALDRPVDLLTEGAISPYLRNDILSKLKIIYDANQDSQKLDFVNHEKIQ; this comes from the coding sequence ATGCCGCCCTTGCCCTTTGATGTCGATCGCCTGATCACCCTTTGCCAAGCGCACCATGTTTGCAAAATTGGTCTGTTTGGTTCCATGGCCCGAGGCGAAGCCACCGAAAACAGCGACATCGACTTAGTGGTGACATTCGATCGCCCCACTAGCCTGTTAGCTTGCATTGCCCTCGAACAAGCACTCACCGTCGCCCTCGATCGCCCAGTTGATCTCCTCACCGAAGGCGCAATTTCTCCCTATTTGCGAAATGATATTCTGAGCAAATTAAAGATTATTTACGACGCAAATCAAGATTCTCAAAAATTAGACTTTGTAAATCATGAAAAAATTCAATGA
- a CDS encoding DUF86 domain-containing protein, with translation MGEATKQISSELRDQQSSIPWSQMAGMRDKLIHHYFGVDLETVWLTATQDIPELRIPIQSLIDQLT, from the coding sequence ATTGGCGAAGCAACTAAGCAGATTTCATCGGAATTACGGGATCAACAATCGTCAATTCCTTGGAGTCAAATGGCAGGCATGAGAGATAAGTTGATTCATCACTATTTTGGTGTTGATCTTGAAACAGTCTGGCTCACAGCTACTCAAGACATTCCTGAACTCAGAATTCCTATTCAGTCATTGATCGACCAACTGACCTAA
- a CDS encoding lipid-A-disaccharide synthase-related protein, whose translation MKLLCISNGHGEDAIAVQILQAFAQLPTQPDRFALPLVGEGNAYRRAGIPIIGEVKTLPSGGFVYMDAGQLLRDMRGGLVGLTWQQWRSVRQWVQTHRATSKEPLLVLAVGDIVPLLFAWTSGAPYGFVGTAKSEYYLRDSQGQFLGARRWEGWSGSVYLPWERWLMGRSRCRGLFPRDTLTAQILRRWLPDRTFDCGNPMMDGFTGDLPDCARPEPGSPLRVLLLPGSRFPEVLDNWRRMLTALQAWPDLAQRVVMLQAAIAPGIDRAPLRQALQQAGWRSSTGEQWHCGLAQLELASDRFWDWAKAAHFAIATAGTATEQVVGLGKPAITLSGNGPQFTPAFAEAQTRLLGPSVTWIQEPTELPGAIENLLRDSTQWQVKIDNGRQRLGPPGAARRIAEQLLNLALNRAGDR comes from the coding sequence ATGAAGCTTCTGTGCATCAGCAATGGCCATGGTGAAGACGCGATCGCGGTGCAAATTCTGCAAGCCTTTGCACAGTTGCCCACCCAGCCCGATCGATTCGCTTTGCCACTGGTGGGAGAAGGAAACGCCTACCGACGCGCCGGAATCCCGATTATTGGCGAAGTGAAAACCCTGCCGTCGGGCGGTTTTGTTTATATGGATGCGGGCCAACTGCTGCGGGACATGCGCGGGGGGCTGGTGGGCCTGACTTGGCAACAGTGGCGATCGGTGCGGCAGTGGGTGCAAACCCACCGGGCAACCAGCAAAGAACCGCTGTTGGTGTTGGCGGTGGGTGACATTGTGCCCCTGTTGTTTGCTTGGACCAGCGGTGCGCCCTATGGCTTTGTGGGCACGGCCAAATCGGAATATTACCTGCGGGATAGTCAAGGACAGTTTTTGGGGGCCCGGCGTTGGGAGGGCTGGTCGGGTTCGGTTTATCTGCCCTGGGAACGGTGGTTGATGGGGCGATCGCGCTGTCGGGGTTTGTTCCCGCGCGACACACTGACGGCTCAGATTTTGCGGCGCTGGCTGCCCGATCGCACCTTTGACTGTGGCAATCCAATGATGGACGGCTTCACGGGGGATTTGCCCGATTGCGCTCGGCCGGAGCCGGGGTCACCCTTGCGCGTGTTGCTGTTGCCGGGGTCACGTTTTCCAGAGGTACTGGACAATTGGCGACGCATGTTGACGGCGTTGCAAGCCTGGCCCGATTTGGCCCAACGGGTGGTGATGTTGCAGGCGGCGATCGCCCCTGGAATAGATCGTGCACCGCTTCGGCAGGCCCTTCAGCAGGCCGGCTGGCGATCGAGCACCGGGGAACAATGGCATTGCGGGTTGGCCCAGTTGGAGCTGGCTAGCGATCGGTTTTGGGATTGGGCCAAGGCGGCTCACTTTGCGATCGCCACGGCTGGCACTGCCACGGAACAGGTGGTGGGCTTGGGCAAGCCGGCCATTACGCTGTCGGGCAACGGGCCCCAATTCACCCCCGCTTTTGCGGAAGCCCAAACCCGCCTGTTGGGCCCCTCTGTCACTTGGATTCAGGAGCCAACGGAACTGCCGGGGGCGATCGAGAACTTACTTCGAGATTCAACCCAATGGCAGGTCAAAATCGACAATGGCCGGCAACGGTTGGGCCCGCCCGGAGCTGCTCGCCGCATTGCCGAGCAATTGTTGAATTTGGCATTGAATCGGGCGGGCGATCGCTAG
- the clpS gene encoding ATP-dependent Clp protease adapter ClpS, whose product MTAVLAPQPLHRAATTAPVKTPERTDQTVRKTYPNYKVIVLNDDVNTFNHVANCLSKYIPNMTTDRAWKLTYQIHNEGQAIVWVGPQEQAELYHQQLSREGLTMAPLESA is encoded by the coding sequence ATGACTGCTGTGCTCGCCCCTCAACCATTGCATCGGGCTGCCACCACAGCCCCGGTCAAGACTCCTGAACGAACCGATCAAACCGTACGCAAAACCTATCCAAACTATAAAGTAATTGTCTTGAATGACGACGTGAACACTTTCAATCACGTCGCCAATTGCTTGTCGAAATATATTCCAAATATGACAACCGATCGGGCTTGGAAATTAACCTATCAAATTCATAACGAAGGACAAGCCATTGTTTGGGTTGGCCCCCAAGAACAAGCAGAACTCTATCATCAACAACTGAGCCGCGAAGGACTAACCATGGCTCCCCTAGAAAGCGCCTAA